A window of the Cannabis sativa cultivar Pink pepper isolate KNU-18-1 chromosome X, ASM2916894v1, whole genome shotgun sequence genome harbors these coding sequences:
- the LOC133032450 gene encoding uncharacterized protein LOC133032450, producing MLSSMVDTLKTRFSKTEKAAEVMTKLNELFGKASLQSRFDATKKYINARMEPHQNVRDHVLLMSSYFQEAQDHGAEMDSATQVSLILNSLTPAFLPYTSNYVMNKKEIDFHELVNDLQTYENLIGGPKKKGSKPHPGNGNGTIKPEANVASASKPKSKKKWKNTKKRTKVMKKAAPSGDATLKGKCFHCNEKGHWKPQCPKLLAKKQGQAT from the exons atgctttctagcatggttgacaccctcaaaactcggttttctaaaactgagaaggctgctgaagttatgacgaagttaaatgagctattcggtaaggcatcacttcagtcacgctttgacgcgactaagaagtacatcaatgcacggatggaacctcatcaaaacgtgcgtgatcatgttctcctcatgtccagttatttccaagaagcccaggatcatggtgctgaaatggacagtgctactcaagtaagtcttatcttgaatagcctgactccagcatttctaccatatacatcaaattatgtcatgaataaaaaggaaattgactttcatgaattagtcaatgaccttcaaacttatgaaaatttgattggaggacccaagaagaaagggagtaaacctcatcctggtaatggtaatgggacgataaaacctgaagcaaatgttgcctctgcttcaaagcccaaatcgaagaagaagtggaagaacaccaagaagcgaacaaaagtcatgaaaaaggctgctccttctggtgatgctacacttaaaggaaagtgtttccactgcaatgaaaaaggtcattggaaaccccagtgtcctaaacttcttgcaaagaaacaag gccaagctacttga